A segment of the Fusobacterium ulcerans genome:
TGAAAGAGGGAGCAGGAATACTTTCTCTTGCAGGGAATAATACATATAAAGGAGCAAGTATAGCAGGAGGAGGAACTCTACAGATAGACGGTTCAGTAGCTGGTGATGCTTACAGTCTTAATGATGAAATGGGTACTGGAATTATTGCAGGAAAAGGGACTATTGAGAGAGACTTATACAATTATGGAAAAGTACAGGCTGGAAGCTGGGGAAAAATTGGAACTCTTACAGTAAATGGGGAATTTGAATCATCAGGAGCTATTGTAGTAAATGTAGATGGAAAAGAAAATAGCACACTTTCAGTAGGAAGCATAGGAAATATAGCAGGAACAACAATAGAAATAAACGGAGTAGCAATACCTGAGTATAGATACAGTAATTTTTTAATGTCTGGAAATAATAATACAGCAGTAGAAAATTTAACAGGAAGACTATCTTTATTCTTAGGATATGATGTAGAAAAATCCTTAACAAGAAGTATGACTACTAATTATGATTTAGCAGTAAACAAGACAGCAGGATTAGATTCTTTATCTGGAATGAACAGCAGTCAGAGAATATCATCAAGACTACTGGAAAATATGTATTCAGCTCTTTCTGGAAAATCTGAACAGAGGGAATTAGATATTTTGTATAATATTGAAGATGAAGGAACAGCCTTGAGAGCTTTTCAAGAAACATATGGGGGACTGCAAGCAGACATGGTGCATAATCTTCCTTTGAATACAAGAATAAATAGCTCAATATATTCAAGATTATCTGACAGTGATATGATACTTGATAAAGCAGAAAATTCAGTAGTATCTCTGGATAAAAATATGTGGGTAAAAGTGTTGAACGGCTGGAAAGATATAGACAGCAGCAGAGGAATGAGTGCTATTGATATTGATATGAAAGGCTTTATACTTGGAAATGATTTTCAACTTAACAGTAATTACAAAGGTGGATATTATCTAGCTTACGGAGAGAATGACATCAAGTCAGGAAATGATAAAGGTGAGATAAAAGACTTTAGAACAGGGCTATATGGAAATTACGAAAAGAATAAACTTAGTGTAAACAGTTATCTAGGTCTGGGATTCCAAAGAAACGAAAGTGAAAGAACTCTATCTGTACTAGATAGGAAAGCAAAAGGGAAATATGACAGCTGGACATTTGAAGCTGGTGCAAAATTAAGATATGCTTTAGATAATAATCTGTATCCATATGGAGAAGTAAATATCATCAGATATGAAAATGAAGATTTCAAAGAAAAGGGAGCAGGAATATATTCTCAAAGATTTGAAAAGTCTAAAAATATCTATACAACAGCAGGTCTAGGAATAGAAAAAATAAAGGACTTCAAAACAGGAAGAGGAACAATAGCACTTGGGTATGAAAGAATACTTACAGGAAATGACCCAGATATGCGAGTATCTTTTGCAGGAAATGAAAGTAATAAATTTAAAGTAAAAGGACATGAAGAAGATAGAGATTATTTAGTTGTAAAGATAAAAGGAGAAAAGATCTTTGAAAATGGAGCGAGCATCTATGGAGAACTGGAAGGAAGAGTGTCAGAAAATACTAGAGACATCAGAACAAGTTTAGGAACAGGATATAGATTCTAAAGAAGTTCACAAAGTATTTTCATAAATGAGATTTATAGAAATTTCCATATTTATGAGCTGTTTAGGTAAGAATGTCATTGATTTTATTTCAAAGGGAACAATGGCATTTTTTCACTTTGTATTTACAATGAGTTGAGCTTGTGATAAAATGTATTATATTATTATTTTGAAAAGTATGGGAGTGTAGATTTATGAAAAAGATGAAGAGTTTTCTCGGATTACTGCTGCTTGTTTTTATTTTTGCATCATGTGAAAGCGGAAAGAATACAGCAAAAGACAATTCTAATATAGAAAAACTTGAGTATAAAGAAAGTATGGAGAAGTATAACTATGATATAGTAATACCGCAGATAAAAGGTGTTGAAAACGAAGATATTTCCTACCTTAATCTTTCTCTTCAAGAAAGTGCAAGAATACTTATAGAAAATATTATGGGATCAGCAGATGCTGGAACAAAAGAAGCTCCAGTGGAAGCTAAAATGAGTTATGAGATAAAAGAAAATAATTTCAATATTCTTTCAATAGTTGTAACAACATACACATATCAAGGGGGAGCCCATGGTATTACAAGTATAGAGTCATACAATATAAACAAAAAGGATTATTCTCTTCTTAATTACGATATGATATTTGATGAAAATGCAGAAGATTATTTCAATATGAGAATGAATGATATAATAACTGCAAGCAGAGAAAATAATGGAAGCAGAAAGGCTTTAAATACTGATGGAAAAGAGGTATTGTTCTTTGATAATGCTGAATCAAATGTAAAAAATACAGTTATGTATTTTGATGGAGATAATGTAGTATTTCTTTATCCACACTATGAGATAGCTCCATATTCAAGTGGTATGCCTATATTCAAATTTGATAAAAAAGATATTAAAAAATATGTAAAAATAAAGTTCTAGAAACAGCAGATTGCACTCTGCTGTTTACTGGATGGAGATTAAAAGCAGCTGTCTTGATTTAAAGGCAGCTTTTTTTCTTAAAGCATATTGAAAAATCAAAGCTAATTCTAGGCTTTTTTCAGTATAAAAAGGATAATATAGTTTTTTTCTAATACCTATAATAGGTATAAAGACTAGGAGGAGAAAATATGTATAATAAAAGCAGATATGATAAACTTAAATATTTACTGGAGATAGGAATATTCTGTGTAGTAATATATTTTATCCATAAAGAGATGAAAATATACAGCATAAAAGATATAAGGGAATCTTTAAGGGCTATAAATACTGGATATGTAATACTTGGAGTTGGGATAGTAATAGTAGATTATTTTCTTCTTACTATGTATGATGTACTGGCATTTAAAAATGAAAAATTAAAGCTTTCTAATTTAAAAATAATATTTACTTCATTTATAAGCTACGCTTTTGCTAATTCCATTGGACTTTCAGGCTTGACGGGATCGGGGTTGAGAATAAACTTATATTCTTTGTGGAATGTTCCCTACAAAAGCATTATAAAAGTAATAAAATTCTGCTATGTAAGTTTTTGGGTAGGACTTTTGTGGGTAGGAGGATTATTTCTTACATTTGAACCAGTGGATCTGAGTAGATTTAATTTTTATTTTGGAACAACAAGAGAAGTGGGAATAATTCTTTTGATAATAGCAATATCATACTCATCTCATAAAGTATTTTCAAAAAAGAAAAGCATTGAAATATCTGTATTCCAAATACTTATATCTCTTTTAGACTGGATAATGGTATCAGGACTTATATATATATTTCTTCCACATAGCGATACACTTACATTTATGAAATTTTTTCCAATATTCCTCAGTGCACAGATCATAGGGGTACTGAGTAATCTGCCAGGTGGAATTGGTGCTTTTGATTATGTATTCCTTACTTTGATGGGGAAATATTATCCTTCATCAACAATAGTGGCAGCTTTGATAATATTCAGACTTCTTTATTATATAGCTCCCTTTGGAATAGCTTTGGTGTCTTACTGCATCTATAGAGTGATGCTGAAAAGGGGAGAAGTAAAAAATATATCTATTGTACTTGGAAAAATGGTAATTTCTTTGATACCGCTTCTTATATCTATATTGATATTTGCAGCTGGAATAGTTCTTA
Coding sequences within it:
- a CDS encoding DUF3298 and DUF4163 domain-containing protein, translating into MKKMKSFLGLLLLVFIFASCESGKNTAKDNSNIEKLEYKESMEKYNYDIVIPQIKGVENEDISYLNLSLQESARILIENIMGSADAGTKEAPVEAKMSYEIKENNFNILSIVVTTYTYQGGAHGITSIESYNINKKDYSLLNYDMIFDENAEDYFNMRMNDIITASRENNGSRKALNTDGKEVLFFDNAESNVKNTVMYFDGDNVVFLYPHYEIAPYSSGMPIFKFDKKDIKKYVKIKF